DNA sequence from the Oceanipulchritudo coccoides genome:
GAATCGGCATCAAGAGGGTTTGTCCTGGAAAGAATCCTGATCGGGGTTCCCGGAAAGAAGCGTTCCACCTCAGCCTGCCAGACCGGGACCACACTCGCCGGGCAGACTACCATCACGGGCTTTTCCCCGAGGGCATCCTGGGCGTTGAGGTAAGTGAGGATCTGCAGGGTTTTCCCAAGCCCCATTTCATCGGCAAGAAGTGTATGACAACCAGCCGCCTCCAGTTTTCTCAACCATGAAACGCCCTCCTTCTGATACGGCCGGAGATAGTCTGGAAGTTCCACTTCCTCAAGTCCCTCGCTGGCCTCCTCCAGCTGGCGCCGCCATCGGGCCACTTCCCGCGATAGTCGCAAATCAACATTCGGATCACGGGCAAACGTGAAAAGAAGATAACGGGGAAGAATCCCCTCACCTTCCGACGGAAGAAGCGATTTCCATTCATGGACGCTTCCCAGCGAGCCCGGATCAACTTTGAAAATCCCCTCACCAGGGACAAAATGAACATGCCCGGGATGCCGGAAAAGCTGCTGGCGAATCTCCTCGGAGACGGAAGTTCCACGGTGGGAAAAATCGAACCGGAAACGGCTCTGAATCCCATCCGCTTTCACATCGATGGAGGGCCGTACGAGGGCAAGCCCCCGTTTCCACGCAGCGACACCCTCGCCTTCGACCAATCCGTAACGACGTTTCCATTCGCTTATCTCACGAAGGAAAAACCGCTCAATGACCTCGGGTTCCTGCAGGCGGTAAGTCCCCTCGCGATCTCCCGGTCGGAAACCGCAACGGTGTGCCCTCGCAGTGTATCCAATCAATTGTTCTCGTTCCCAACTGGTGAGCTCTCGCAGGGAAAATTTAGACCAGTCAATCTTGTCCTCCTTGCCTTTCCATCCCGACTCCAGCCATAAGCCGTCGGTGCGTGTTGTCAGGCGCACCCGAAGTCTGCGGCCGGTTTTGTCTGTCTTTTTGGGCTGCTCGATCGGGCGCTCAAAAGGCTTCGGTCCCTCACCATTGTTCTCCAATCGATCGTGCTGTCCCTTCTCGGTCTCCGTCACCGGCGGAAGCTCGTCCGCGATGAACTCCTCAAGTTCATACATCCCGGCCACGGCCAGGCCATGACCGGGGGCCACATCAGGATGAGACTCCCGGAAACTGGGCCCCGATTCATCCCAGTCAACAATGACATACAGCGGTTCCTTACCCTGCTTGAAATGGATAATCGCACTCTTCGGTAGTAGCTCAGTCGAACGCACTTCGCTGGTCCGGTAATAATTCCTACCCCAGCGCAGTTCCTTCTCGGTAAAGAAATTCTCCCAATCACGGTTCAGGCGCTCAAACCAGGTTTCCATGGTGTTGGGCGTGTAGCTGCGTTGAGGGGTGCGGTGGATCATAAG
Encoded proteins:
- a CDS encoding DEAD/DEAH box helicase gives rise to the protein MIHRTPQRSYTPNTMETWFERLNRDWENFFTEKELRWGRNYYRTSEVRSTELLPKSAIIHFKQGKEPLYVIVDWDESGPSFRESHPDVAPGHGLAVAGMYELEEFIADELPPVTETEKGQHDRLENNGEGPKPFERPIEQPKKTDKTGRRLRVRLTTRTDGLWLESGWKGKEDKIDWSKFSLRELTSWEREQLIGYTARAHRCGFRPGDREGTYRLQEPEVIERFFLREISEWKRRYGLVEGEGVAAWKRGLALVRPSIDVKADGIQSRFRFDFSHRGTSVSEEIRQQLFRHPGHVHFVPGEGIFKVDPGSLGSVHEWKSLLPSEGEGILPRYLLFTFARDPNVDLRLSREVARWRRQLEEASEGLEEVELPDYLRPYQKEGVSWLRKLEAAGCHTLLADEMGLGKTLQILTYLNAQDALGEKPVMVVCPASVVPVWQAEVERFFPGTPIRILSRTNPLDADSPALWICSYTQLRRNKHQLEEIEFAYAILDEAQSIKNPDAKVTHACFAIRSRQRIALTGTPMENRPLDLWTLFRFLMPGFLGSRRQFEDLVKLDETFLPRLRTQITPFVLRRTKLAVASDLPPKVEFDWICPLTSQQRRFYEELTKGASGEFKDGLSTALKHKRMHLFSLLTRLRQACCDPSLLPDHSDHWTHSGKLMSLIGRLEEAFEGGSKVVIFSQFVQFLRRARIAVKSEYPHIPQMELTGSTLDREQPVKRFREADGAAVFFVSLRAGGTGLNLQTADYVFLLDPWWNPAVEAQAIDRVHRIGQKKRVIVYRMITKGTIEERIERLKHDKGQLFEDLLSDMDAPVDIFKQFGSLQDLIALEDEPLR